The following proteins are co-located in the Sulfitobacter guttiformis genome:
- a CDS encoding ASKHA domain-containing protein, with protein MSDDPLVIFTPSGKRGRFPVGTPVLTAARQLGVDLDSVCGGRGICSKCQITPGYGEFSKHGVTVEADALSEWNSVEARYDEKRGLKAGRRLGCQATVLKDVIIDVPAESQVHKQVVRKRAEVRAITLNPSTKLFYVDVQQPDMHDPSGDLERLRKALLEQWEMDDVTADLHILHVMQKVLRKGDWKVTVAVHLGDNEHKPRIMHIWPGFYDGTIYGVAVDLGSTTIAAHLCDLQTGDVVASSGVMNPQIRFGEDLMSRVSYSMMNDRGAEEMTLAVREGMCGLFTQLASEAGIDKQLIVDAVFVCNPVMHHLFLGIDPFELGQAPFALATSNALRLRGRDLDLNIHESARVYFLPCIAGHVGADAAAVALSESPHLSDDLVLVVDVGTNAEILLGNKEKVLACSSPTGPAFEGAQISSGQRAAPGAIERVEIDPVSKLPRFKVIGSDLWSDEDGFDAAIAQTGVTGICGSGIIEMVAEMRMHGIVDAPGLIGTAEQTGSAAVFADGRTNSYRVYDGTAEGGPMITVTNRDIREIQMAKAALYSGARLLMDKFGVDKVDRVVLAGAFGAHISTKHAMVIGMIPDAPLDKVTSAGNAAGTGARIALLNREARIEIEEIVRNIHKIETAIEPRFQEHFVNASAMPNAVEPFPILNSIVTLPTQTFNTGGGGNGTGGEGGGRRRRRG; from the coding sequence ATGAGCGACGATCCACTTGTCATATTTACGCCTTCGGGCAAGCGCGGCCGCTTTCCGGTCGGCACGCCCGTCCTTACAGCGGCACGCCAGCTGGGCGTGGACCTTGATTCCGTCTGCGGCGGACGCGGGATTTGCTCCAAATGCCAGATCACTCCGGGCTATGGGGAATTCTCCAAACACGGCGTAACCGTAGAAGCAGATGCATTATCGGAATGGAACTCGGTCGAAGCACGCTATGACGAAAAGCGCGGGCTCAAAGCCGGGCGGCGTCTTGGCTGTCAGGCGACCGTGCTCAAGGATGTGATCATCGACGTGCCAGCTGAAAGTCAGGTTCACAAGCAGGTGGTGCGCAAACGCGCCGAAGTACGGGCGATCACGCTCAACCCATCCACCAAGCTGTTTTATGTCGATGTACAGCAGCCCGATATGCATGACCCTTCCGGTGATCTGGAACGTCTGCGCAAGGCATTGCTGGAGCAGTGGGAGATGGATGACGTAACCGCCGATCTGCACATCTTGCACGTCATGCAAAAGGTCCTGCGCAAAGGCGATTGGAAAGTAACCGTAGCCGTCCATCTGGGCGATAACGAGCATAAACCGCGCATCATGCACATCTGGCCCGGTTTCTATGACGGTACAATTTACGGCGTTGCTGTCGATCTCGGCTCTACAACCATTGCGGCGCATCTGTGCGACCTGCAAACCGGCGACGTGGTTGCCTCATCGGGGGTGATGAACCCGCAGATCCGCTTTGGCGAGGATCTGATGAGCCGCGTAAGCTACTCCATGATGAACGACCGCGGTGCCGAGGAAATGACATTGGCCGTTCGCGAGGGCATGTGTGGGCTATTCACCCAGTTGGCCTCCGAAGCGGGCATCGACAAGCAGCTGATCGTGGATGCCGTCTTTGTTTGCAATCCCGTGATGCACCATCTGTTTCTGGGCATAGATCCGTTCGAGCTGGGACAGGCGCCATTCGCGCTTGCGACATCGAACGCGTTGCGCCTGCGTGGCCGCGATCTGGACCTCAACATCCACGAGAGTGCGCGTGTATACTTCCTGCCGTGCATCGCGGGCCATGTAGGCGCGGATGCCGCCGCAGTCGCCCTCTCCGAAAGCCCGCATTTATCCGACGATCTGGTGCTGGTCGTCGATGTTGGCACCAATGCAGAAATCCTTCTCGGCAACAAAGAAAAGGTGCTCGCCTGCTCCTCGCCCACCGGCCCCGCCTTTGAGGGTGCGCAAATCAGCTCGGGACAGCGCGCAGCGCCCGGTGCGATCGAACGTGTCGAAATCGATCCCGTAAGCAAGCTGCCGCGCTTCAAGGTGATTGGATCCGACCTGTGGTCCGACGAAGACGGATTTGACGCGGCAATTGCGCAGACAGGCGTGACCGGCATCTGCGGGTCAGGAATCATCGAGATGGTGGCAGAGATGCGCATGCACGGCATCGTCGATGCACCCGGTCTCATCGGCACCGCCGAGCAAACCGGATCAGCAGCGGTTTTCGCAGACGGACGCACCAACAGCTACAGGGTTTATGACGGCACGGCGGAGGGCGGTCCGATGATCACTGTCACAAACCGCGACATCCGCGAAATCCAGATGGCGAAAGCAGCGCTTTATTCAGGCGCGAGGCTGCTGATGGATAAATTCGGCGTGGACAAGGTGGACCGCGTGGTGCTGGCCGGTGCCTTCGGTGCCCATATCTCGACCAAGCACGCAATGGTGATAGGTATGATCCCCGATGCGCCGTTGGACAAGGTAACATCGGCCGGCAATGCGGCGGGCACAGGCGCACGCATCGCCTTGTTGAACCGCGAAGCACGGATTGAAATCGAAGAAATCGTGCGCAACATCCATAAAATCGAGACAGCGATCGAGCCCCGTTTTCAAGAGCATTTTGTGAACGCCTCTGCCATGCCCAATGCCGTCGAGCCATTCCCAATTCTCAATTCGATCGTCACCTTGCCCACCCAGACATTCAACACTGGCGGAGGTGGCAATGGCACCGGTGGCGAGGGGGGCGGACGGCGCAGACGCCGCGGATGA
- a CDS encoding class I SAM-dependent methyltransferase, translating into MSTNSDQRDFWTDEAGPVWIDQRAAMDDILAGVLDGILRRAELDTGHSVLDIGCGAGTSTLAISERVGEAGHVTGIDISRTLLKAAHARLTNQTNIAFLDVDAQSHPFVTDSADRIVSRFGVMFFDDNISAFRNMASALRADAMVCFAVWGAIAENPFFTLPAQVSRNILGPVPKSDPDAPGPFSLRDPDHIHKMMRDAGLEAQIEVVQEPLVCSAGAQALAETMCHIGPAHMALAHYNADAEMRDALKGALVEALGAYQSGDTITLPAQINYVTARKSS; encoded by the coding sequence ATGAGCACGAACAGCGACCAACGCGATTTCTGGACCGATGAGGCAGGCCCCGTCTGGATCGACCAGCGCGCTGCGATGGATGATATTCTGGCCGGTGTGCTGGACGGAATACTTAGGCGCGCGGAATTGGACACAGGGCACAGCGTTTTGGACATCGGATGTGGCGCTGGCACCAGTACACTGGCGATTTCCGAACGCGTCGGCGAGGCAGGCCATGTAACCGGCATCGATATCTCGCGTACTCTTCTGAAGGCAGCCCACGCCCGTCTGACAAATCAGACAAACATTGCATTTCTGGACGTCGATGCTCAAAGCCATCCCTTTGTCACCGATAGCGCTGACAGGATCGTTTCGCGGTTCGGCGTGATGTTCTTTGATGATAACATCAGCGCATTCCGCAACATGGCGAGCGCCCTGCGCGCCGACGCGATGGTGTGTTTTGCCGTATGGGGGGCGATTGCCGAAAACCCGTTCTTCACCCTGCCCGCGCAAGTATCGCGCAACATTCTCGGACCGGTGCCCAAGTCCGACCCGGACGCCCCCGGCCCGTTTTCTCTGCGCGACCCCGATCATATCCACAAAATGATGCGCGACGCTGGCCTTGAGGCGCAGATCGAGGTGGTCCAAGAGCCGCTGGTCTGCTCGGCGGGGGCACAGGCGCTGGCCGAAACGATGTGCCATATCGGTCCTGCCCACATGGCACTCGCCCACTACAACGCCGATGCGGAAATGCGTGACGCTCTGAAAGGCGCGCTGGTGGAGGCGCTAGGTGCCTACCAGAGCGGCGACACCATCACCCTCCCCGCCCAGATCAACTATGTCACGGCGCGCAAATCCTCTTGA
- a CDS encoding major capsid protein: MAVTRLSDVVIPEEFTTYTVQNSMENSALVQSGVAARNGEIEAQLRAGAESFSVPFWNDLSDDEADIVSDDPDTSSTPAKLGSGKQIVRKSFLHKSWSAMNLASELSGDDALTRIQNRTTAYWTRQAQRRLIGSLNGILGDNVANDSGDMLQDITAETGAANKFSVAAVIDAAGTLGDQMGGLSAMGVHSDTYKVILKSDAIEYVPDSQGGMIATYRGMALIVDDLLPVLTGDYTSVLFGAGAVGWGMTAPRIAEGTEIESKPSAGNGGGQQVLHSRVNLAMHPAGFAWQESSVVGDSATIAELGEATNWNRVVERRAVPLAFLKHKL, encoded by the coding sequence ATGGCCGTAACACGACTATCCGACGTGGTAATTCCTGAAGAATTCACCACCTACACCGTTCAAAATTCAATGGAGAACAGCGCGCTTGTCCAAAGCGGCGTTGCCGCGCGCAATGGCGAAATCGAGGCGCAGCTACGCGCGGGGGCAGAATCGTTTAGCGTTCCGTTTTGGAACGACCTGTCCGACGATGAGGCCGATATCGTTTCAGATGATCCTGACACGTCCAGCACACCGGCCAAGCTGGGGAGCGGAAAGCAAATCGTGCGCAAATCGTTTCTGCACAAATCATGGTCCGCCATGAATCTTGCCAGCGAACTTTCGGGCGATGATGCGTTGACGCGTATCCAGAACCGCACAACCGCCTATTGGACGCGACAGGCGCAGCGACGCTTGATTGGTAGTTTGAACGGCATCCTTGGCGACAACGTGGCGAACGACAGCGGGGACATGCTGCAAGATATCACTGCCGAGACGGGCGCAGCTAACAAGTTTAGCGTCGCGGCTGTGATCGACGCGGCGGGTACACTTGGCGACCAGATGGGCGGGCTATCCGCAATGGGGGTTCACTCCGATACCTACAAAGTGATCCTGAAATCTGATGCGATTGAGTATGTGCCAGACAGCCAAGGCGGCATGATTGCCACCTATCGCGGCATGGCTTTGATCGTGGATGATCTGTTGCCGGTGCTAACGGGCGATTATACGTCGGTTTTGTTCGGGGCTGGTGCCGTGGGCTGGGGCATGACAGCGCCGCGCATTGCCGAAGGAACCGAGATCGAGAGCAAACCGAGCGCAGGCAACGGCGGCGGGCAACAGGTTCTGCACAGTCGCGTGAACTTGGCGATGCACCCGGCGGGCTTTGCTTGGCAGGAATCCAGTGTTGTTGGCGACAGCGCGACGATTGCCGAACTTGGCGAGGCGACCAACTGGAACCGCGTTGTCGAACGCCGGGCGGTGCCGTTGGCGTTCCTAAAGCACAAGCTATAG
- a CDS encoding DNA primase family protein → MKPDLTAIRQHLDAWAAPFSQSEFEDGLCEIAYTAPGSPAPDRARLFGLDELDAAASFAAEQNGKGANLYIGAAMRTPDANRYKRGSTLDFYAAAFAACEADEAAEAVAERIKGADFKGAIRVKTGSKPELRVHHWLPLRELCDDPDEYTAALGALVAHVGADHKVRDSARILRLGGTVNWISDPAKRAKGYVDELTMVIVEETPKADLGRLVLLPPMPGWQPKTGKGSTGGNGGPGEISRNADGLVTDGREAFWRHIVMAELAKYQRAHGADPTGGEIFDAAFPRFCQETVGDDRWTAPSGQTALRKRAHNTIRRLRAGHLARFGLYSIETETNRSEAEKMQAERDRNRADGVAPRSYDELMEAAQALEPGQIDDMEAIVIEAAGLNPMRQDAIFRAIKDATKVPLGTLRDQSSYGSETDDPDHLDLARVTLSGIGRENIICADAFIWQWSDAGVWAQQDDRAIKQATQNVIDTEGVDVTASLVNGVTDVLKSEIFKPGHEFNRGNPEAVNCLNGEIELDDVVGWHLEPHCREHYRTTQIPVAYDRSADAPLFRAFLDQVFQDDPDKADKIKSTLELMGYTLMSHARHERFVMLIGPGANGKSVLLAVLEGLLGHTNVAGVQPSNFENRFQRAHLHQKLANIVTELKQGEVIADAELKAITSGEPATVEHKFQNPFVMRPFATCWFGTNHMPHTRDFSEALFRRATILQFNRTFATHEQDPLLKEKLLTELPGILNMTLDAYANALADGFTQPQSSEAAKKEWRLEADQVAQFVDDNCQRSEGARTPVGDVFRAYQTWAQDNGIAKTMSQKGLRDRLTRLGFGADRDRTTRYVTGLKVTTIAWGA, encoded by the coding sequence ATGAAGCCTGACTTGACCGCGATCCGACAGCATCTTGACGCTTGGGCTGCACCTTTTTCGCAATCAGAATTCGAGGATGGGCTTTGCGAGATCGCCTATACTGCACCCGGCAGCCCGGCACCGGACCGCGCGCGGCTGTTCGGTTTGGATGAACTCGACGCCGCAGCCTCTTTTGCCGCAGAACAGAATGGTAAGGGCGCGAACCTCTACATCGGCGCAGCGATGCGCACACCAGACGCGAACCGTTATAAGCGCGGCTCTACACTGGACTTCTACGCCGCAGCCTTTGCAGCGTGTGAAGCTGATGAAGCGGCTGAAGCCGTAGCGGAACGGATAAAGGGGGCAGACTTCAAGGGCGCAATTCGCGTCAAGACCGGCAGCAAGCCCGAACTACGCGTTCACCATTGGCTACCGCTGCGCGAACTTTGTGATGATCCCGACGAATACACCGCAGCACTTGGCGCGCTGGTCGCGCATGTAGGGGCCGATCACAAAGTGAGAGATAGTGCGCGGATTCTACGACTGGGCGGCACCGTCAACTGGATCAGTGACCCCGCAAAGCGGGCGAAAGGCTATGTTGACGAATTGACCATGGTCATAGTCGAAGAAACGCCAAAGGCAGACCTTGGTCGCCTTGTTTTGCTTCCCCCTATGCCGGGCTGGCAGCCAAAGACCGGAAAGGGCAGCACCGGCGGCAATGGCGGGCCGGGCGAAATCAGCCGCAACGCCGATGGCCTTGTCACCGATGGCCGCGAAGCGTTTTGGCGGCATATCGTGATGGCCGAACTCGCCAAGTATCAGCGTGCGCACGGCGCGGACCCGACTGGCGGCGAAATCTTCGACGCGGCGTTTCCACGTTTTTGCCAAGAGACAGTAGGCGATGACCGATGGACTGCACCGAGCGGGCAGACGGCACTGCGCAAACGCGCGCACAACACGATAAGACGCCTCAGAGCCGGGCATCTTGCGCGGTTTGGCCTTTACTCAATTGAAACCGAAACAAACAGATCAGAGGCCGAAAAGATGCAAGCTGAACGCGACCGCAACCGCGCCGATGGGGTCGCGCCGCGCAGCTATGATGAACTCATGGAGGCCGCGCAGGCGTTAGAGCCGGGCCAGATCGACGACATGGAGGCAATCGTGATCGAAGCCGCCGGACTAAACCCCATGCGGCAGGACGCGATCTTTCGTGCGATCAAAGATGCGACCAAGGTTCCGCTTGGCACGTTGCGCGATCAATCATCCTACGGCAGCGAAACCGACGACCCGGATCATCTCGATCTTGCCCGCGTCACGTTAAGCGGCATCGGGCGCGAGAACATAATCTGCGCGGATGCATTCATATGGCAGTGGTCGGATGCGGGCGTGTGGGCGCAACAAGATGACCGCGCAATAAAGCAAGCGACGCAGAACGTGATTGATACCGAGGGCGTTGACGTGACCGCCAGCCTTGTAAATGGCGTCACAGACGTTTTGAAATCAGAGATTTTCAAGCCGGGGCACGAATTCAACCGGGGCAACCCCGAAGCGGTAAATTGCCTGAATGGTGAAATTGAGTTGGACGACGTTGTTGGATGGCATCTTGAGCCACATTGCCGAGAACACTACAGAACAACGCAGATCCCGGTTGCCTATGACCGTAGCGCGGATGCGCCGCTGTTCCGGGCGTTTCTGGATCAAGTGTTTCAAGATGACCCTGACAAGGCCGACAAGATCAAATCGACGCTGGAACTGATGGGCTATACGCTGATGAGCCATGCGCGCCACGAACGCTTTGTGATGCTCATAGGGCCGGGAGCGAACGGCAAATCGGTTCTGTTGGCCGTGCTGGAGGGGCTGCTAGGACATACGAACGTGGCAGGCGTCCAGCCGTCCAACTTTGAAAACAGGTTCCAGCGCGCGCACCTGCACCAAAAGCTTGCCAATATCGTCACCGAATTGAAGCAAGGTGAGGTCATTGCAGATGCGGAATTGAAGGCAATCACGTCGGGGGAACCGGCAACGGTGGAACATAAATTCCAGAACCCCTTTGTGATGCGCCCGTTCGCAACCTGCTGGTTTGGGACGAACCACATGCCGCACACGCGCGACTTCTCGGAGGCGCTATTCAGGCGGGCCACGATTCTACAATTCAACCGGACCTTTGCGACGCACGAGCAAGATCCGCTGTTGAAGGAAAAACTGCTGACCGAACTCCCCGGCATCCTCAATATGACGCTGGACGCGTACGCCAACGCCTTGGCCGATGGCTTTACGCAGCCGCAATCGTCCGAAGCCGCAAAGAAGGAATGGCGGCTGGAGGCCGATCAGGTGGCGCAATTCGTTGATGATAACTGCCAGCGTTCTGAAGGTGCGCGAACGCCGGTTGGCGACGTGTTCCGAGCCTACCAGACATGGGCGCAAGATAACGGCATCGCCAAGACAATGAGCCAAAAGGGTTTGCGAGATCGCCTCACGCGGCTTGGCTTTGGGGCAGATCGAGATCGAACCACCCGCTATGTTACGGGCCTTAAGGTGACGACCATCGCTTGGGGGGCGTGA
- a CDS encoding tyrosine-type recombinase/integrase, whose product MPPRAKELTPAQIKGLKHPGGTKPVRVAVGGVSGLHIQIWPSGAKSWVLRTRYGEWAETRLKDGTIQRGRKKRELGLGAYPDVLPGAARDKAREAKAKLEAGIDPIAEKKATQAALIASARRGMTFAEAWEKFAAEKIKEFSTDRYRKQWQRTVEIYALPDIGKMAVQDIGLQDILRVLTPLWDDKTVTAVKVRERLEKVLAYATVQGYRTGDNPARWKGNLDMVLAAPGKVSGAENYPAVQLDDVARWWQALQGREGMGAKALAFQAMTATRSGAIRFATWDEIDLQNRLWTIQPGRQSSKIPASDTAKRIPLTDSMLALLESLPRLAGSNLVFWSPRGGALSDAAMGKTMRTIHDADLRAGGKGYVDAKTGEQAVPHGMRSAFRTWVAERTAFDGDLAEVALFHKVGNKVAQAYNRAEQVEKRRHMMDAWGGFVQGKEPEKVVQMGAR is encoded by the coding sequence ATGCCACCACGTGCAAAAGAATTGACACCGGCACAGATCAAGGGCTTGAAGCATCCCGGCGGCACAAAGCCCGTCAGGGTGGCCGTCGGTGGCGTCTCTGGCCTTCATATCCAAATATGGCCAAGCGGTGCCAAATCATGGGTCTTGCGGACGCGATACGGCGAATGGGCCGAGACGCGCTTGAAAGATGGCACGATCCAGCGGGGGCGCAAGAAGCGCGAACTTGGCCTTGGGGCTTATCCTGATGTGTTGCCCGGCGCAGCACGTGACAAGGCCAGAGAGGCCAAGGCCAAGCTTGAGGCGGGAATCGATCCCATAGCAGAGAAGAAGGCCACACAGGCTGCGCTTATAGCGTCTGCGCGCAGGGGCATGACCTTTGCCGAGGCATGGGAAAAATTCGCCGCCGAAAAGATCAAAGAATTCTCGACGGATCGTTACCGGAAGCAATGGCAGCGCACGGTTGAAATTTACGCATTGCCGGATATAGGCAAGATGGCGGTGCAGGACATAGGCTTGCAAGACATTCTGCGCGTTCTGACCCCGCTTTGGGACGACAAGACGGTGACAGCGGTAAAGGTGCGTGAACGGCTCGAAAAGGTGCTGGCCTACGCCACAGTGCAGGGCTACCGCACTGGCGACAATCCCGCGCGATGGAAGGGGAATCTGGACATGGTATTGGCCGCGCCCGGTAAGGTATCGGGTGCTGAGAACTACCCCGCAGTGCAGCTTGATGACGTGGCGCGCTGGTGGCAGGCGCTACAAGGCCGCGAAGGCATGGGGGCCAAGGCGCTGGCCTTCCAAGCTATGACCGCGACGCGATCCGGCGCGATACGCTTTGCCACATGGGATGAAATCGACCTTCAAAACCGCCTTTGGACGATCCAGCCGGGGAGGCAATCGTCCAAAATACCGGCCAGCGACACCGCCAAGCGTATTCCGCTGACAGATAGCATGTTGGCGCTGCTGGAAAGCCTGCCAAGGCTGGCCGGATCAAACCTCGTGTTTTGGTCGCCGCGTGGCGGGGCATTGTCTGATGCTGCAATGGGTAAGACTATGCGGACAATACACGACGCTGACCTTAGGGCAGGCGGTAAGGGCTATGTGGACGCCAAGACAGGCGAACAAGCCGTGCCACATGGGATGCGCAGCGCGTTCCGCACATGGGTAGCGGAGCGCACCGCCTTTGATGGTGACTTGGCCGAGGTCGCGCTATTCCACAAGGTAGGAAACAAAGTTGCGCAGGCATATAATCGCGCCGAACAGGTGGAGAAGCGGCGTCACATGATGGACGCTTGGGGCGGCTTTGTGCAGGGGAAAGAGCCTGAAAAGGTTGTGCAGATGGGCGCGCGGTGA
- a CDS encoding aldo/keto reductase, with protein sequence MKHRTLGRDGPTLHPVGIGAMSFSNFYGPTSEADSHAILDAARDAGVNHIDTSNIYGMGTSETVIGSYLAANRGALDHFFIATKGAIRRNPEGAGNIFDNSPAHLEAELDGSLKRLGVDAVDLYYVHRRDPAIPIEDVTGTLAEFVKQGKVKAIGFSEIAPTSLRRAHAVHPVAAVQSEYSLSTRAPELGLVQTCAELGVALVAFSPVGRSFLTDTPLTFEAAQTLPFLAGNPRFMQPNYDANIAAVGPFQALAAEMGLSAAGLAIAWVLAQGDHVLPIPGTRSVAHFAQLLEASDRRLSAADLRAIETVLPVGWAHGDRYSVPQWTGPERFC encoded by the coding sequence ATGAAGCACCGTACATTAGGCCGCGATGGCCCCACCCTCCATCCTGTTGGGATCGGCGCAATGTCATTTTCCAATTTTTACGGGCCCACCAGCGAGGCGGACAGCCATGCCATTCTGGATGCTGCCCGCGATGCGGGGGTGAATCACATCGACACGTCCAACATATACGGTATGGGCACCTCCGAGACGGTGATAGGCAGCTATCTCGCAGCCAATCGCGGTGCGCTTGACCACTTTTTTATCGCTACAAAAGGGGCAATACGGCGTAATCCGGAGGGGGCCGGCAATATATTTGACAACTCGCCGGCGCATCTTGAAGCAGAGTTGGACGGAAGCCTCAAGCGGCTAGGGGTCGACGCCGTAGATCTATATTATGTGCACCGTCGTGATCCGGCAATTCCAATCGAAGATGTCACGGGCACGCTGGCGGAGTTTGTGAAGCAAGGTAAGGTAAAGGCTATCGGATTTTCCGAGATCGCACCAACTTCATTGCGGCGCGCCCATGCGGTTCATCCGGTGGCGGCTGTGCAGTCGGAATATTCTCTATCTACGCGTGCGCCTGAGTTGGGGCTGGTTCAGACCTGCGCCGAACTCGGGGTGGCTTTGGTTGCTTTCTCGCCTGTCGGGCGTTCATTTCTGACAGATACACCGCTGACGTTTGAGGCGGCGCAGACCTTGCCGTTTCTTGCTGGCAATCCGCGCTTTATGCAGCCAAATTACGACGCTAACATCGCCGCAGTGGGTCCGTTTCAGGCGCTCGCCGCCGAAATGGGGCTATCGGCGGCTGGGCTGGCCATCGCATGGGTGCTGGCGCAGGGCGATCACGTGTTGCCGATTCCCGGCACGCGGTCGGTGGCCCATTTTGCGCAACTTCTCGAAGCCTCGGACCGCAGGCTGAGCGCTGCTGACCTGCGCGCCATCGAAACTGTCTTGCCAGTGGGATGGGCTCACGGGGATCGCTACTCCGTCCCGCAATGGACAGGACCGGAAAGATTTTGCTGA
- a CDS encoding phosphatidylserine decarboxylase codes for MPASTLCYSDRKAKNMNMLKIVAVPMHKEGRKFVAIFAAITLVLGFIWEPLFWLGLGATIWCYYFFRDPVRSIPQQDGLVISPADGVVSLIEQVVPPAEMGLGTAPLTRVSVFMNVFNCHVNRAPIAGKVVDITYHHGKFLNASLDKASIHNERNSVTLEARDGTRIGVVQIAGLVARRIVCFTEEGETLEAGHRFGLIRFGSRLDVYLPEGIAPLVDVGHTAVAGETILADLKALTQLQRFGVPE; via the coding sequence CTGCCTGCCTCTACCCTCTGTTATTCTGACCGGAAAGCCAAAAACATGAATATGCTGAAGATCGTCGCGGTGCCCATGCACAAAGAAGGCCGCAAATTTGTGGCGATATTTGCCGCAATCACGCTTGTGTTAGGCTTCATCTGGGAACCGCTTTTCTGGCTTGGATTGGGTGCAACGATTTGGTGTTATTATTTTTTCCGTGATCCGGTGCGCAGTATTCCCCAACAGGATGGCCTCGTTATTTCGCCCGCCGATGGTGTGGTGTCCCTGATAGAGCAGGTCGTACCACCCGCCGAGATGGGCCTCGGGACTGCACCGCTGACACGGGTATCGGTATTTATGAATGTGTTTAATTGCCATGTGAACCGTGCACCGATTGCGGGCAAGGTAGTCGATATTACCTATCATCACGGTAAATTCCTCAACGCGTCACTCGACAAGGCCAGCATCCACAACGAGCGTAACAGCGTCACGCTCGAGGCTCGCGATGGCACACGTATCGGAGTGGTCCAGATTGCCGGACTCGTTGCGCGCCGCATTGTGTGTTTCACCGAAGAGGGCGAAACCCTCGAGGCAGGTCACCGCTTTGGCTTGATCCGCTTTGGCAGCCGCCTCGACGTGTATCTGCCCGAAGGCATCGCGCCGCTGGTCGATGTGGGCCACACCGCCGTTGCAGGCGAGACAATCCTTGCCGATCTGAAAGCGCTCACGCAGCTCCAGCGCTTTGGCGTACCTGAATGA
- a CDS encoding CDP-alcohol phosphatidyltransferase family protein, with amino-acid sequence MTAPSRIKLRHIVPSMVTVFAICAGMTAVRMNLEGRIELSLYFVLLAVFLDAADGKLARFLDSASPFGAELDTLADFFNFGIVPGMLLYNTLYIGTAYASLGWLAILVLAVCCALRLARFNLSLRSDAIALKQDDYFVGVPAPALACLALMPVFMHLNGWENTNLPVLRALYIIGVGLLAVSTIPTISIKHASIKRAHLPFVMVAAVLLVVGLMVYTWPTMIAVNCLYLLSLPAFYWSQHKKS; translated from the coding sequence ATGACCGCGCCCTCCCGGATCAAGCTACGCCACATCGTGCCAAGCATGGTAACGGTCTTTGCGATCTGCGCAGGCATGACAGCGGTGCGGATGAACCTCGAAGGACGGATCGAGTTGTCACTCTACTTCGTTTTGCTGGCCGTATTTCTGGACGCCGCTGACGGTAAGCTGGCACGTTTTCTCGACAGTGCCAGCCCGTTTGGCGCCGAACTTGATACGCTGGCGGACTTTTTCAACTTTGGCATCGTTCCAGGCATGTTGCTGTACAATACGCTTTATATCGGCACGGCCTACGCCAGTCTGGGATGGCTGGCAATTCTGGTTCTGGCGGTCTGTTGCGCGTTGCGGCTGGCACGGTTCAACCTGTCGCTGCGCAGCGATGCAATCGCGCTCAAGCAGGATGACTATTTCGTCGGCGTGCCTGCACCTGCCCTCGCCTGTTTGGCGTTGATGCCGGTTTTCATGCATCTCAACGGTTGGGAAAACACCAATCTGCCTGTGCTGCGGGCGCTCTACATCATTGGTGTTGGCCTGCTCGCCGTGAGCACGATCCCGACAATTTCGATCAAACACGCCAGCATAAAACGCGCGCATCTGCCCTTTGTCATGGTCGCTGCGGTTCTTCTGGTGGTCGGGCTGATGGTCTATACGTGGCCCACAATGATTGCGGTAAATTGTCTCTATCTGCTTTCCCTGCCTGCGTTCTACTGGTCCCAGCACAAGAAAAGCTGA